The Pedobacter frigiditerrae genomic sequence GAACAAAGTTGACACAATATTGGGGTAAACAATTTGTGAAGAATTTTACTGATGCAGAGCAAGCAAAATTAAAAGAAGCAGAAACTGCAGCAACAGGAACGGATAAAGATAACTTGATTAAAAGAGCTGCTTATTTCAAAGCTGCAGCTGATGAATTAGCGAAGAAATAAATCTATTTAAAAATTTAAGCCGCAGATTCGCAGATTATTAATTAACAAAATCTGCGAATCTGCGGCTTTTTTATTGTTGAAGCCCCTCTCCAAAAGTGAGGGATTTAAAGGGCTGTAGGTTAATATAGTATTTCAGAAAATGGTTTAAAAGCATTGTCTTGAGTTTTCCCTCTCTTTTGGAGAGGGATTGCACAGGACTTTATTTTACCAAAGCCTTTCATAGGGAGAGGCTACAATTATCCTTCCTTCTTGTATCAATCAAGTAAATAATTTTCCAACCATCTTCTCCTTTAAAAAGTTGAAATGAGTTTACACCACAATGGCTAAACTTATCTCCAATGTAAAACTTATAATCAGTCCAAACACTGGCAAGGTTAGCGTCGATTAAGATTTTTGTAAACACAATTCTTTCATCATATTTTTCAGTATGAGGAATCGCAATGCTTTTAATAAAATCGTTAATATTTTCTGTTCTTACTACCGATTTTCCATCCTTCATTTTAACAATAGTTTCCAATGTATTCTTGGTAGCAAATGCCTTTCTTAACATTGCTGTATCTGCATTTCTCATTCCATCAAATAATAAATTAATGGTTGCCGTTACTGCATCTTCTTCGCTTTTGGCTTGCGCAAATGCTTGGTCAAAACTTAAAACAATTAATAATAAAAAAAGGTATATCTGTTTCATGACTTGAATTTTACTGATTTTTAATTAAATATATGTTATTTTGTAATTATTAAAAAGGAACACATCTCTATAGACGAACAAGCCTAACGGCATTCTCGATTTAACATACCTAAAAGTTTTATTACTAGTTAATTACCCTTTGAGGGTGTTTGTATGTTGAAAATTATTTTCTTTACTCGCTTTATAAATAATTAAACTTATAAGGATTTTAAAATAAAGGGATTTGTTCTTTAAATATTCAATACATGGAAGAAGAATTTGAATTTGATTTTAATGATGATGCGCAACACTCAGTAGAACGTTACGAAGAAATGATCCGCAACCAGGATCAGTACTTTTTTGATGCCCAAGCATTTGAATACATCATCGATAATTACATAGAAAAGAATGATCCCGTTAAAGCATTACAGGTTGTAGAATATGCTTTAAATCAGCATCCCTATGCTGCGGTTTTTTTAATTAAGCAAGCACAATTATTGTTATTTACCAATCAGGTTGATAAGGCTTTTGCAGCACTAGAAAAAGCAGAAATGTTAGAGGCATCAGAGCCTGATATTTATGTTTTACGTGGTAACATTTATCAAAATCTAGATCGCCATGCTGAAGCTTTAGAAAATTTCGAAAAAGCGTTGACACTTGCAGAAACTACTGATGAGATTTTATTGCAAATGGCTTATGTGTACCAAAATATGCATGACTATGAAACTGCAATTGTTTATATCAAGCGTAGCTTAGAGCAAAACATGGAAAATAAAGACGGCTTATACGAGCTAGCCTTTTGTTATGATATTTTAGATAAACAAGAAGAAAGCATCCAATTTTATCAAGAATATATAGATACTGATCCTTATTCTTACGCAGCTTGGTACAACTTGGCCAACTCTTTCCATAAGTTAGATTTATTCGAAAAAGCTATTGATGCGTATGATTATGCGATTTTGATTAAAGAAAACTTCGCCTCTGCTTATTACAACAAAGGAAATGCTTTAGTGCAATTGGATAAATACCAAGAAGCCATTGATGTTTACAAACAAACCTTCGAATATGAACAACCAAATGCAGATACTTATTGTGCAATTGGAGAATGTTATGAGAAATTAGAGCAAATGGATGAGGCCCGTTCTTACTATAAAAAATCAGTAAAAATGGATTCTAAAATGGCCGATGCATGGTTTGGAATAGGGGTTACTTTAAACTTCGAAGAACGCTTTTTCGAATCATTGCATTTCTATAAAAAGGCTTTAGAGTTAGATGAAGAAAATCCAGATTTCTGGTTTGCAATGGCAGATGCACATTATAAACTAGGTCAGATAGAAGAATCTATTGAAGCTTATTATAAAGTATTAGAATACAATCCACTGGATATAGAAGCTTGGTTGGATTTTTCAACTGTGTTATATGAGCAAGGAAAGTTGTTAGAGGCATCGGAAACGATGGCCGAGGCGATAAAGAATAATCCTGATGCTGCAGAGTTGTATTACAGGATGGTAGCTTATTTGTTTGCCTTAGGACAAAGTAATGATGCGATTGCCTATTTAGAAACTGCATTGGTAACCGACCCAGAGAAACACTATATTTTGTTTGAATATCTACCGCAATTGCAAGATAATGGTT encodes the following:
- a CDS encoding nuclear transport factor 2 family protein codes for the protein MKQIYLFLLLIVLSFDQAFAQAKSEEDAVTATINLLFDGMRNADTAMLRKAFATKNTLETIVKMKDGKSVVRTENINDFIKSIAIPHTEKYDERIVFTKILIDANLASVWTDYKFYIGDKFSHCGVNSFQLFKGEDGWKIIYLIDTRRKDNCSLSL
- a CDS encoding tetratricopeptide repeat protein; this encodes MEEEFEFDFNDDAQHSVERYEEMIRNQDQYFFDAQAFEYIIDNYIEKNDPVKALQVVEYALNQHPYAAVFLIKQAQLLLFTNQVDKAFAALEKAEMLEASEPDIYVLRGNIYQNLDRHAEALENFEKALTLAETTDEILLQMAYVYQNMHDYETAIVYIKRSLEQNMENKDGLYELAFCYDILDKQEESIQFYQEYIDTDPYSYAAWYNLANSFHKLDLFEKAIDAYDYAILIKENFASAYYNKGNALVQLDKYQEAIDVYKQTFEYEQPNADTYCAIGECYEKLEQMDEARSYYKKSVKMDSKMADAWFGIGVTLNFEERFFESLHFYKKALELDEENPDFWFAMADAHYKLGQIEESIEAYYKVLEYNPLDIEAWLDFSTVLYEQGKLLEASETMAEAIKNNPDAAELYYRMVAYLFALGQSNDAIAYLETALVTDPEKHYILFEYLPQLQDNGLILQVINKYIK